The following proteins are co-located in the Candidatus Competibacteraceae bacterium genome:
- a CDS encoding SUF system Fe-S cluster assembly regulator, which translates to MIRITREADYGIVLMSCLARADGQSCSAAALARQRRLPLPMVSKILKALARAGLLNSQRGAQGGYNLARPATHISAADIIGALEGPLAITECSTDMHDGCSRQDHCEVSSHWPRINQAIYAALQSISLEEMSHPDPPRPLHFHPSQRTATAGIVGRPV; encoded by the coding sequence ATGATTCGTATTACCCGGGAAGCCGATTACGGCATCGTGCTCATGAGCTGTCTGGCCCGTGCCGATGGCCAGTCGTGCAGCGCCGCCGCCTTGGCGCGGCAACGCCGGCTGCCGCTACCCATGGTCAGCAAGATTCTCAAGGCTCTGGCGCGGGCCGGCTTGCTGAATTCGCAGCGCGGCGCGCAGGGCGGTTACAACCTGGCGCGGCCCGCGACACACATTTCCGCGGCCGACATCATCGGCGCGCTGGAAGGTCCTCTCGCCATCACCGAATGCAGCACCGACATGCACGACGGCTGTTCGCGTCAGGATCATTGCGAGGTCAGTAGCCACTGGCCACGCATCAATCAAGCCATTTATGCCGCGTTGCAGAGCATCAGTCTGGAAGAAATGAGTCATCCCGACCCGCCACGCCCGCTGCACTTTCACCCGTCGCAGCGGACAGCGACCGCCGGTATCGTCGGCCGACCCGTTTGA
- a CDS encoding 3-deoxy-7-phosphoheptulonate synthase: MPMPNLYNINVAALEVLPTPEEIKQRLPLSETAANAVFQARETIKHILDRQDPRLFVVVGPCSIHDVVAARDYAQRLKALADEVQDTLFLVMRVYFEKPRTTVGWKGLINDPRMDDTFRIDEGLQVARDLLLELAELGLPAGTEALDPIIPQYIHDLIAWTAIGARTTESQTHREIASGLSTPVGFKNGTNGSLEVAINALQSVASPHSFLGINQFGQSAVIRTLGNRYGHMVLRGGDRPNYDSVSIALCEKALRDKKLPVNIVVDCSHANSFKDPAMQPLVMRDCVHQIMEGNRSIVGVMIESNLGAGNQSIPADRSQLKYGVSVTDACVDWATTETTLREAHAKLKGVLPARLTA, encoded by the coding sequence ATGCCCATGCCCAACTTATACAATATCAATGTCGCCGCCCTGGAAGTTCTGCCCACGCCGGAGGAGATCAAGCAGCGTTTGCCGCTGAGCGAAACGGCGGCGAACGCCGTATTCCAGGCGCGAGAAACGATCAAGCACATCCTCGACCGTCAGGACCCCCGACTGTTCGTGGTGGTCGGCCCCTGCTCCATCCACGATGTTGTGGCGGCACGCGACTACGCTCAGCGCTTGAAAGCCTTGGCTGATGAGGTTCAGGACACTTTGTTCCTGGTCATGCGGGTGTACTTCGAAAAACCGCGCACCACCGTCGGTTGGAAGGGATTGATCAACGATCCGCGCATGGACGACACCTTCCGCATCGACGAAGGCTTGCAGGTCGCTCGCGATTTGCTGCTGGAGCTGGCCGAACTGGGCCTGCCGGCCGGCACGGAGGCGCTGGACCCGATCATTCCGCAGTACATCCACGACCTGATCGCCTGGACCGCGATCGGCGCCCGCACCACCGAATCGCAAACCCACCGCGAAATCGCCAGTGGCCTGTCCACCCCGGTCGGTTTTAAGAACGGCACCAACGGCAGCCTGGAAGTGGCGATCAACGCCCTGCAATCGGTGGCTAGCCCTCACAGTTTTCTCGGCATCAATCAATTCGGCCAGTCGGCGGTGATCCGTACCTTGGGCAACCGCTACGGCCACATGGTGCTACGCGGTGGCGACCGGCCGAATTATGATTCGGTATCCATCGCCCTGTGCGAGAAAGCGCTGCGCGACAAGAAGTTGCCGGTCAATATCGTGGTCGATTGCAGTCATGCCAACTCCTTCAAGGACCCAGCCATGCAACCGCTGGTGATGCGGGACTGCGTGCATCAGATCATGGAAGGCAATCGTTCCATCGTCGGGGTGATGATCGAAAGCAACCTGGGCGCGGGCAACCAATCCATCCCCGCGGATCGGAGCCAGCTCAAATATGGCGTGTCGGTCACCGATGCCTGCGTGGATTGGGCAACCACCGAAACCACGCTGCGCGAGGCTCACGCTAAACTGAAGGGCGTGCTGCCAGCCCGGCTCACGGCCTGA
- a CDS encoding HAD family hydrolase — protein MSLAIFDLDNTLLAGDSDYLWGRFLVERGLVDDETFERENQRFYDEYRAGTLDIQEFLAFGLRPLAEKPLAELLAWRERFLAEKIEPILLPKAADLLERHRGTGDTLLIITATNRFVTGPIAERLGVPHLLATEVEFADGRYTGRPSGIPCFQHGKVERLEAWLAETGHDCADSWFYSDSHNDLPLLGRVAHPVAVDPDATLARHARERGWPIISLRD, from the coding sequence ATGAGCCTGGCGATCTTCGATCTCGATAATACTCTGTTGGCCGGTGACAGCGATTACCTATGGGGCCGATTCCTGGTCGAGCGGGGACTGGTCGACGACGAAACCTTCGAGCGCGAAAACCAGCGCTTCTACGACGAGTATCGGGCTGGTACGCTGGACATCCAGGAGTTTCTGGCCTTCGGCTTGCGGCCACTGGCGGAAAAGCCGCTGGCCGAGCTGCTGGCGTGGCGGGAACGGTTCCTGGCGGAAAAGATCGAACCGATCCTGTTGCCGAAAGCGGCGGATCTGTTGGAGCGGCACCGTGGGACCGGCGATACCCTGCTGATCATCACCGCCACCAACCGCTTCGTCACCGGACCCATCGCCGAACGGCTGGGTGTGCCGCATCTGCTGGCCACTGAAGTCGAGTTTGCCGATGGGCGCTACACCGGCCGACCGAGCGGGATTCCCTGTTTCCAGCATGGTAAGGTCGAACGGCTGGAGGCCTGGCTGGCGGAAACCGGCCATGATTGCGCCGATAGCTGGTTTTACAGCGACTCGCACAACGATCTGCCGTTGCTTGGCCGGGTCGCCCATCCGGTGGCGGTGGACCCGGACGCCACCCTGGCCCGGCACGCGCGCGAACGCGGCTGGCCAATCATCAGTCTACGGGACTGA